In Cololabis saira isolate AMF1-May2022 chromosome 1, fColSai1.1, whole genome shotgun sequence, the following proteins share a genomic window:
- the LOC133447011 gene encoding small integral membrane protein 28-like, giving the protein MGVILDSSWMRFGPAGKGSDDWVTKSPSTQEQQSFNWNERELGEDRRSELALYTALPVGSILLLALLVVLIYRCCSRSKLSLANIIALDLQDKDSSAEFLASLTRNAERHTSTSSDGSDGVFVMVYLAPPYEETLTKITRAASLSVDVESLKLEDLEAKLCPELKFSTHLA; this is encoded by the exons ATGGGGGTGATACTggacagcagctggatgagaTTTGGACCAGCAGGCAAAGGGTCGGATGACTGGGTGACAAAATCACCCTCAACACAGGAGCAGCAG AGCTTCAACTGGAATGAGCGGGAGTTGGGTGAGGACCGAAGGTCGGAGCTGGCCCTCTACACGGCCCTGCCTGTTGGCTCCATCCTCCTGCTGGCTCTCCTGGTTGTCCTGATCTACCGCTGTTGTTCCCGCAGTAAACTCAGCCTGGCCAACATCATCGCTCTGGACCTTCAGGACAAGGACAGCAGCGCCGAGTTCCTCGCCTCCCTGACAAGGAACGCTGAGCGCCACACCAGCACAAGCTCTGACGGATCAGATGGAGTGTTTGTCATGGTCTACCTCGCTCCGCCTTATGAAGAAACGCTCACTAAGATAACCCGGGCTGCCAGCCTTTCCGTGGACGTGGAGTCACTGAAGCTAGAAGATCTGGAGGCCAAGCTGTGTCCTGAGCTCAAGTTCAGCACTCACCTTGCATAA
- the ifngr1 gene encoding interferon gamma receptor 1: MGLELVITALFLISRVSSLIVPPPENVNVTCQNLNTTVSWNYSKDQPETTFRVNIIGRDGNKAIETENHQYDLSRFVWQSQENYLDLYYVKVIAIQGGNQSEAVSSKTFSFDDLKTVDIKCVLDFPNIEVTSDETQTSVEFQNPLHFYQQLKQAVKTDTRTFKFKVSPVGSAGDFDGECNERQSFCKRDVQFSKGVEQCVRLTGSLYHSSRFPIKFNETKKICATPSDEILYWTAVILGSIFAVIILIVVIAICKVKAWTMQKAKQPVCLTDFNEQNKICKSVSKEKINALNYTSHESLSDLPNTQLPEDTASGSGSSDTEREELLDGCNRRRKEMAESLTCGACGTDDDDAEGSQKTECISVESEDGDEIVASPYDFGHNETIDMGDGDMVTGYHS, from the exons ATGGGACTAGAACTTGTGATCACAGCGTTGTTCCTGATCAGCCGGGTTTCCTCTCTCATCG tTCCACCcccagaaaatgtaaatgtgacCTGCCAAAATCTGAACACCACAGTTTCCTGGAATTACAGCAAAGATCAACCAGAAACCACGTTCAGGGTGAACATCATAGGACGCGATGG gaataaGGCAATTGAAACCGAGAACCATCAGTATGATCTCAGCCGCTTTGTTTGGCAGTCGCAGGAAAACTATTTGGACCTCTATTACGTCAAGGTGATAGCCATACAGGGAGGCAACCAGTCTGAAGCAGTATCATCAAAGACATTCTCCTTCGACGATTTAAAGACAGTTGACATAAAAT GTGTCTTGGATTTCCCGAATATTGAGGTGACCTCGGATGAAACGCAGACTTCTGTGGAATTCCAGAATCCATTGCACTTCTACCAACAACTGAAGCAGGCAGTCAAAACAGATACTCGTACTTTCAAGTTCAAAGTCTCTCCAGTTGGCAGTGCT GGAGATTTTGATGGAGAATGTAACGAAAGGCAAAGCTTCTGCAAACGTGACGTACAGTTCTCCAAGGGCGTGGAGCAGTGTGTCAGGCTGACAGGATCGTTGTATCACAGTTCACGTTTCCCAATAAAATTCAACGAGACAAAGAAGATCTGTGCAACCCCGTCTG ATGAGATCTTGTATTGGACTGCAGTCATTCTGGGCTCCATCTTTGCAGTTATAATCCTTATAGTAGTTATTGCCATCTGTAAGGTGAAGGCCTGGACCATGCAGAAAGCAAAGCAACCCGTGTGTCTG ACGGACTTCAACGAACAGAACAAAATATGTAAAAGCGTATCCAAGGAAAAGATCAATGCTCTCAATTACACGTCTCACGAGAGCCTTTCAGACCTACCCAACACCCAGCTCCCAGAAGACACcgcctctggttctggttcctctgaTACGGAAAGAGAGGAACTTCTGGATGGCTGTAATCGGAGGAGGAAGGAGATGGCCGAGAGCTTGACATGTGGGGCCTGCGGGACAGACGATGATGATGCAGAAGGCTCTCAGAAGACCGAGTGCATCTCTGTGGAATCTGAAGATGGAGACGAAATAGTTGCATCGCCCTACGATTTCGGACATAATGAGACAATAGACATGGGTGACGGAGACATGGTCACTGGTTACCATAGTTAA
- the ltv1 gene encoding protein LTV1 homolog — MPHRKKKSFIEKKKAVTFHLVHRSQRDPLAADEKAPQHVLLPPKVDVDKRQEEQRKFGVFFDDNYDYLQHLKESSSQTELVSAGPSYSDKESIHLRDEDDDENEVERCVEKEVPEATIHLPSSVFATEFEEEVGLLNKAAPISGPRLDMDPDIVAALDEDFDYADPNNLLEDDFIVKANSTAGALDAKDEDEWEDTDDEDEGDVDSEAGFSSDGDGDGGGREFMFMDEETKSRFTEYSLTSSVMRRNAQLSLLDDRFDEFYQQFDDSEIGALDNAELEGFIQPDSARLEEVIKDYFKQRENDFLRPDDLGPKELPVLKEEEDEEEEEMETLVIEAPEEKWDCETIISTYSNIYNRPKVIEEPTKLKPIHVSSKTGIPLGVLPAKGLTAKQAERMTRINDSDLPRVSTQPRNKEESKEERKARKQTIKEERKERRVEKKANKMAFKEEKVRQEKQMVNLRANIQGLKL; from the exons ATG CCTCATCGAAAGAAGAAATCATTTATTGAGAAGAAGAAAGCTGTGACCTTTCACCTGGTCCACAGAAGTCAGAGGGATCCACTTGCTGCAGATGAAAAAGCACCACAGCACGTCCTTCTGCCTCCAAAG GTTGACGTAGATAAGAGGCAAGAAGAACAGAGGAAATTTGGCGTTTTCTTTGACGACAACTATGACTACCTGCAGCACCTGAAGGAGTCATCCAGCCAAACCGAGCTGGTTTCAGCCGGACCCTCGTACTCCGATAAAGAATCTATTCACTTacgtgatgaggatgatgatgagaaCGAGGTGGAAAGATGTGTGGAAAAGGAGGTTCCT GAGGCTACCATCCACTTGCCCTCTTCCGTCTTTGCCACAGAGTTCGAAGAAGAGGTGGGACTTTTGAACAAAGCTGCTCCCATTTCAG GACCTCGTCTGGACATGGACCCGGACATCGTAGCGGCCCTTGATGAAGACTTCGACTATGCCGACCCCAACAACCTCCTGGAGGACGACTTCATCGTCAAAGCAAACAGCACAGCTGGAGCCCTGGACGCAAA AGATGAAGACGAGTGGGAAGACAcggatgatgaggatgaaggCGACGTGGACTCGGAGGCTGGTTTTTCGAGCGACGGGGACGGGGATGGCGGCGGTCGAGAGTTTATGTTCATGGACGAGGAAACAAAGAGCCGCTTCACAGAGTACTCGCTGACTTCGTCTGTTATGAGGAGGAACGCGCAGCTAAGCCTGCTGGACGACCGCTTTGATGAG ttctatcaacAGTTTGATGATAGTGAGATCGGCGCTCTGGACAACGCTGAGCTGGAGGGCTTCATCCAACCAGACAGTGCTCGTCTGGAGGAGGTCATCAAAGACTACTTCAAACAGAGAGAGAACGA TTTTCTGAGGCCTGATGATTTAGGACCCAAAGAACTTCCCGTGttgaaggaggaggaagatgaagaggaggaagagatggagactTTAGTCATTGAAGCTCCAGAAGAGAAGTGGGACTGTGAAACCATCATCA gtaCTTACTCCAACATTTATAACAGACCCAAAGTCATTGAAGAACCAACAAAG CTGAAGCCGATCCATGTGTCCAGTAAGACGGGCATCCCTCTGGGCGTCCTCCCGGCCAAAGGTCTCACTGCCAAGCAAGCTGAGCGAATGACGAGAATCAACGACTCGGACCTGCCGCGCGTCTCCACTCAGCCCCGGAACAAGGAGGAGAGCAAAGAGGAGAGGAAGGCCAGGAAACAGACCATCAAAGAAGAGCGGAAG GAAAGGAGAGTTGAGAAGAAAGCCAACAAGATGGCGTTCAAGGAGGAGAAAGTACGACAGGAGAAACAAATGGTGAACCTGAGAGCGAACATTCAAGGCTTGAAGCTTTAG
- the LOC133447093 gene encoding histone H2B: protein MPEPAKSAPKKGSKKAVTKTAGKGGKKRRKSRKESYAIYVYKVLKQVHPDTGISSKAMGIMNSFVNDIFERIASESSRLAHYNKRSTITSREIQTAVRLLLPGELAKHAVSEGTKAVTKYTSSK from the coding sequence ATGCCTGAACCCGCCAAGTCCGCGCCCAAGAAGGGCTCCAAGAAAGCCGTGACCAAGACCGCCGGGAAAGGCGGCAAGAAGAGGAGAAAGAGCAGGAAGGAGAGCTACGCCATCTACGTGTACAAGGTGCTGAAGCAGGTCCACCCCGACACCGGCATCTCCTCCAAGGCCATGGGCATCATGAACTCGTTCGTCAACGACATCTTTGAGCGCATCGCCTCTGAATCGTCTCGTCTGGCTCACTACAacaaacgctccaccatcaccTCCAGGGAGATCCAGACCGCCGTGCGCCTCCTGCTGCCCGGGGAGCTGGCCAAGCACGCCGTGTCCGAGGGAACCAAGGCCGTCACCAAGTACACCAGCTCCAAGTAG
- the LOC133447149 gene encoding histone H4, whose protein sequence is MSGRGKGGKGLGKGGAKRHRKVLRDNIQGITKPAIRRLARRGGVKRISGLIYEETRGVLKVFLENVIRDAVTYTEHAKRKTVTAMDVVYALKRQGRTLYGFGG, encoded by the coding sequence ATGAGCGGacgaggaaaaggaggaaagggtCTCGGTAAAGGAGGCGCTAAGCGTCACCGTAAAGTCCTCCGTGACAACATCCAGGGAATCACCAAACCTGCCATCCGCCGTCTGGCTCGCCGCGGGGGGGTGAAGCGTATCTCCGGTCTGATCTACGAGGAGACCCGCGGTGTGCTGAAGGTCTTCCTGGAGAACGTGATCCGTGATGCCGTCACCTACACCGAGCACGCAAAGAGGAAGACGGTGACCGCCATGGATGTGGTGTACGCGCTCAAGAGACAGGGACGCACCCTGTACGGATTCGGGGGTTAA
- the LOC133446998 gene encoding histone H1-like, with the protein MAEVAPAPAPAKAAKKKVSKPKKAGPSAAELIVKAVAASKERSGVSAAAVKKALAAGGYDVDKNKARVNTAIKSLVTKGTLVQTKGTGASGSFKISKNTDTKAKAPVKKAPPKANKPAAKKPAAAKKAKSAAAKKPAAAKKSPKKVKKPAALKKTAKSPKKVAKSPKKVAKSPKKVLKKAPKANKSPAKKAAKPKAKKAAPKKK; encoded by the coding sequence ATGGCAGAAGTAGCTCCAGCTCCGGCTCCGGCCAAAGCCGCCAAGAAGAAGGTGTCCAAGCCGAAGAAGGCCGGCCCCAGCGCGGCAGAGCTCATCGTGAAGGCCGTGGCCGCGTCCAAGGAGCGCAGCGGCGTGTCCGCCGCCGCCGTCAAGAAAGCTCTGGCCGCCGGAGGATACGACGTGGACAAGAACAAAGCCCGCGTCAACACCGCCATCAAGAGCCTGGTGACCAAGGGGACCCTGGTCCAGACCAAGGGGACCGGGGCCTCCGGCTCCTTCAAGATCAGCAAGAACACTGACACGAAGGCCAAAGCTCCCGTGAAGAAAGCGCCTCCTAAAGCCAACAAGCCCGCCGCCAAGAAACCCGCAGCAGCGAAGAAGGCGAAGAGCGCAGCAGCCAAGAAACCAGCAGCGGCCAAGAAGAGCCCCAAGAAGGTGAAGAAGCCCGCAGCGCTCAAGAAGACGGCCAAGAGCCCCAAGAAGGTCGCCAAGAGCCCCAAGAAGGTCGCCAAGAGCCCCAAGAAGGTGCTGAAGAAGGCCCCCAAAGCCAACAAGTCCCCCGCCAAGAAGGCGGCCAAGCCCAAAGCCAAGAAGGCAGCACCCAAGAAGAAGTGA
- the LOC133447023 gene encoding histone H3: MARTKQTARKSTGGKAPRKQLATKAARKSAPATGGVKKPHRYRPGTVALREIRRYQKSTELLIRKLPFQRLVREIAQDFKTDLRFQSSAVMALQEASEAYLVGLFEDTNLCAIHAKRVTIMPKDIQLARRIRGERA, translated from the coding sequence ATGGCCAGAACCAAGCAGACCGCTCGTAAGTCCACCGGAGGCAAAGCCCCCAGGAAGCAGCTGGCCACCAAGGCCGCCCGGAAGAGCGCCCCGGCCACCGGCGGAGTGAAGAAGCCTCACCGCTACAGGCCCGGTACCGTGGCTCTGAGGGAGATCCGCCGCTACCAGAAGTCCACGGAGCTGCTGATCCGCAAGCTGCCCTTCCAGCGGCTGGTGAGAGAAATCGCTCAGGACTTCAAGACCGACCTGCGCTTCCAGAGCTCCGCCGTCATGGCCCTGCAGGAGGCCAGCGAGGCTTACCTGGTTGGGCTGTTCGAGGACACCAACCTGTGCGCCATCCACgccaagagggtcaccatcatgCCCAAAGACATCCAGCTGGCCCGCCGCATCCGCGGGGAGAGAGCTTAG